The following are encoded together in the Lathyrus oleraceus cultivar Zhongwan6 chromosome 3, CAAS_Psat_ZW6_1.0, whole genome shotgun sequence genome:
- the LOC127132426 gene encoding uncharacterized protein LOC127132426 has product MKLFLFYLVPFVLFFWCSQVRLVQGRLLSIATKPDPKDAVATARWLVSLNFWGVLSTISTDLDGAPFGNVVSFSDGLPNQGIGIPYFYLTTLDPTARHALKDGRASLTVSEYPLGTCGKIDPENPTCSKITLTGKLKLVDEESEEAEFSRNALFSKHSEMMDWPEDHKFQFFKLEIEKIFLIDWFGGPKPITVEQYLHPKMNNHAFIV; this is encoded by the exons ATGAAACTTTTCTTGTTCTATCTTGTTCCTTTCGTCTTGTTCTTCTGGTGTTCCCAAGTTCGTCTTGTGCAAGGGCGATTGCTCTCGATCGCAACAAAACCTGACCCAAAGGATGCTGTTGCAACTGCCCGTTGGTTGGTGTCTTTGAATTTCTGGGGCGTCTTAAG TACTATCTCAACTGATTTGGATGGAGCACCCTTTGG AAATGTGGTATCATTTAGTGATGGACTACCGAACCAAGGCATCGGCATCCCGTACTTCTACTTAACTACTCTAGACCCAACAGCAAGACATGCATTAAAAGATGGAAGAGCTTCGTTGACCGTCAGCGAGTACCCTCTCGGGACTTGTGGCAAGATCGACCCAGAGAATCCTACATGTTCGAAAATTACTCTTACAGGGAAG CTGAAATTGGTTGATGAAGAGTCAGAGGAAGCCGAATTTTCCAGAAATGCCTTGTTTTCCAAGCATTCAGAGATGATGG ATTGGCCGGAGGATCACAAATTTCAGTTCTTCAAATTGGAaattgagaaaatatttttgattgATTGGTTTGGTGGCCCAAAACCTATTACAGTGGAACAGTACTTACATCCTAAAAT GAACAATCATGCATTCATTGTCTGA